A part of Heliangelus exortis chromosome 3, bHelExo1.hap1, whole genome shotgun sequence genomic DNA contains:
- the SOCS5 gene encoding suppressor of cytokine signaling 5, with protein MDKVGKMWNNFKYRCQNLFSHEGESQNENVVVNSSSCSSAKEKAIQITDLAQQQPGSPLRENLALQLGLSPSKNSSRRNQNCVTEIPQIVEISIEKENDSCVTTGARLARRDSYSRHAPWGGKKKHSCSTKTQSSLDTEKRFGRTRSGLQRRERRYGVSSVHDMDAVSNRTVGSRSLRQRLQDTVGLCFPMRTYSKQSKPLFSNKRKIHLSELMLEKCPFPAGSDLAQKWHLIKQHTAPVSPHSTFFDTFDPSLVSTEDEEDRLRERRRLSIEEGVDPPPNAQIHTFEATAQVNPLYKLGPKLAPGMTELTGDKNLTPPGNCDSEEDTTTLCLQSRRQKQRQVSGESHSHISRQGAWKVHTQIDYIHCLVPDLLQITGNPCYWGVMDRYEAEALLEGKPEGTFLLRDSAQEDYLFSVSFRRYNRSLHARIEQWNHNFSFDAHDPCVFHSSTVTGLLEHYKDPSSCMFFEPLLTVSLNRTFPFSLQYICRAVICRCTTYDGIDDLPLPSMLQDFLKEYHYKQKVRVRWLEREPIKTK; from the coding sequence ATGGATAAAGTGGGAAAGATGTGGAACAATTTCAAATACAGGTGCCAGAATCTCTTCAGCCATGAGGGTGAAAGCCAAAATGAAAACGTGGTTGTGAACTCCAGTAGTTGCTCATCTGCTAAAGAGAAAGCTATCCAGATAACTGATTTGGCTCAACAACAGCCCGGCAGCCCTTTGAGAGAAAATCTTGCTTTGCAATTAGGTTTAAGTCCTTCAAAGAATTCGTCAAGACGGAACCAAAACTGTGTCACAGAAATTCCTCAGATTGTCGAAATCAGCATTGAGAAAGAGAACGACTCGTGTGTCACCACAGGAGCGAGGCTTGCTCGAAGGGACTCCTATTCTCGGCATGCTCCTTGGGGTGGGAAGAAGAAGCATTCCTGCTCTACCAAAACCCAGAGCTCCTTGGATACTGAAAAAAGGTTTGGTAGAACGCGAAGTGGTTTGCAGAGGAGGGAGCGGAGGTATGGGGTGAGCTCTGTCCACGACATGGATGCGGTATCCAACAGGACAGTAGGCAGCCGTTCCCTGCGGCAGCGCCTACAGGATACTGTGGGACTGTGTTTTCCCATGAGAACTTACAGCAAACAGTCCAAACCTCTGTTTTCTAACAAAAGAAAGATCCATCTCTCGGAACTCATGCTTGAGAAATGCCCTTTCCCTGCAGGCTCAGACCTGGCTCAGAAGTGGCATCTCATCAAACAACACACAGCGCCCGTGAGCCCGCATTCAACCTTTTTTGACACGTTTGATCCTTCCTTGGTTTCcacagaagatgaagaagacaGGCTCAGAGAAAGACGTAGACTTAGTATTGAAGAAGGGGTTGATCCCCCTCCCAATGCCCAAATACATACTTTTGAAGCTACAGCACAGGTTAATCCATTGTATAAACTGGGACCAAAGTTAGCCCCTGGTATGACCGAGCTGACCGGGGACAAAAACTTAACACCTCCAGGAAACTGTGACTCTGAAGAGGACACGACCACACTTTGTCTGCAGTCACGCAGGCAGAAACAGCGTCAGGTGTCAGGAGAGAGCCACAGCCATATCAGCAGGCAAGGGGCTTGGAAAGTTCACACTCAGATTGATTACATCCATTGCCTCGTGCCGGACTTACTTCAGATCACAGGTAACCCGTGTTACTGGGGTGTGATGGACCGCTACGAAGCAGAAGCACTTCTGGAGGGTAAGCCTGAAGGCACTTTTTTGCTCAGGGATTCTGCACAAGAGGACTACCTCTTCTCTGTGAGCTTCCGTCGCTACAACCGATCGCTGCACGCACGCATTGAGCAGTGGAATCACAACTTCAGTTTTGATGCCCATGATCCCTGCGTGTTTCACTCCTCCACTGTTACAGGGCTTCTGGAACACTACAAAGACCCCAGCTCTTGCATGTTTTTTGAACCCTTACTTACTGTGTCTCTGAACAGGACTTTCCCCTTTAGTCTGCAGTATATCTGCCGGGCAGTAATCTGCAGGTGCACTACCTATGATGGAATTGATGACCTTCCCCTACCCTCGATGTTGCAAGACTTTCTAAAGGAGTATCACTACAAACAAAAAGTCAGGGTGCGATGGCTGGAGCGGGAACCTATAAAAACAAAGTGA